GTGGGGActctctgctctcctctccccaggGAGACCCCAGGCTGCAGATGAGGCTGGGAAGGGGTCCTGCGTGTCCTGCCTCCATGGCCTGGCCCAGCCTGATGGGAGAAGGGGTCTCACCTGCTCTTCTGAGCGTCTGATCTCTCCGGAGAGGTGCCACTGTCCTGGAAGGGTTCGGAGAGCTCTCGTACACCGAGGCCACCCCGCCTCGGCAGCAGAGTCTGACTGAAGGGGGCTTCAGGACACCCTGTGAGGACCGAGACCCCCTGCCACCACTCCTGGCGTCAGCACAGCCGAGTGGGCTCAGCTGGGCCAGGTGAGAGCCGCTGCCTGGGCCTGCCTGTGATCCCAGCTGCCCGCCAGCCCATTCCACCCACCGACCAGAACAGCGGAGCAAACAGGAGTGAGGAGACCCGGGTTCGGTGCTGGCCCTGTCATGGATTCACTGGGTGTCCTTAGCCAGGaaacttcccctctctgggcctcacgtTCCCAAGTGCAATGTGAGGGCTGGACTGCGGATCTTTTCCAGGGTTACCTCAATGTCAGAGGAGCCTAACCCACAGGAATGGCTTTGATGGTGGAATTCCGGGCAGTGTGTGATGGGCGCTTGGAAGGGAGGTTCAGCCCGCTGGGCTTTTCCTGCTGCCCTGCTGCTAAAGATTTCACTCATCTCCAGAAGCTTCCTGCCAGCTGTCTGGTCATCTCACGTCGTGCCAGCAGCAGTCTGTTTGGGGAAAGCAGGAGGGTGGTGGGAGATGAGATTGGGGAGGGAGGCTAGGGTCACGTCAGGTAAGGTCGAGGAGGGGGGGTTAGGGGTTCCCACCCAAGGGCTTGCCTTGCTCTGTGACGTGTCAGGTGCACATGCATGTATGTACAGCATGTACTGGGGCACAGACCAGCCTATGCACAATTTTGTGCGTGTACGTGTGCGAATACACATAGGTGTGTGACTTAACCACATATGTGTGCATTTTTGTGGGTGGGTACCTACCTATTTGAACTTGAATTTATGTGTGGGTAAGGGCCCAGGTTTGTGAGTTCCAAGTGTCGTGTCCGTGTTTACACGTGCctgtgttggtatgtgtgtgtgtttgtgtgtgtgtgtatttgtgtgggCCCTCTGTGTCCCAactgccccaggccctgggaagGCCTGAGCTGTCCCAGTGTCGCCTCTATGGGTAGCCCACCTGATCCTTGGCTCTGGGGGTGCTGAAGACGGCCCCCAGGAGGAGTTCCGTTAAGGAAGCAGCCTTGGGATGTGACTTGGACAGGCAAGCTTTCTTGGCGAGGGGCTCCAGGCTCAAAACAGAGCAAGATCCTGGGTGGCCTGGGatctggagatggtgtggaggcGCCTCAGGAGCCGAGCTTTGGGTCCAGGTGGGGGGACGCGGCTCCTGCAGCTGGCGGTTGTCCAGGCACAGATGggcagagcagaggccagggaGCATCCTGGGATGCAGACTAGAGGAGGTGCCCCGCGGGTCTCAGGAGTCCAAGGTCCAGTACCCAACTCCGAGGCCAGCTCTGCCCTTCCCCAGTCCCCTCATTCCACGCTTGGGGGAACCTCATCCTACAGGATTGTCCTGCCTCCACCCCTACCCGgggccctcccccatcccaccaccTGAGGGCGAGCGGGCACCTTCAGGCAGGGCAGGAGCTCTGGACTTCGGATGGGAGAGCTGTGCACACGCTCTCAGCTCGGCCACACGCTTGGTGTGACCCCGGAAAGTCACTTTGCGTTCTAGGCTGTTTCTGCCTGTCCCACCCCTCGGCCAGGGCCTCAGGACGGGCTCTCATCACGTCCAACTCTTTCCTacctgccctcccagcctccgGGCTCACGTCTCCACCCTGCCTACTGGATCCCCGCCTTCCTGTCTTGGCTCACACCGTCACCCTGCGTCCTCCGGGCCCTGCCCTTGCTGGGTAACTCTCTCCTCCTGGAAGTCTCCTCTCTGACACCCTCGCCGCAAGGTGGGCTCACCTCACCTCTGCACCTGGCTGCTCTCTCTCACTCCATAGAGCACGTCTCCCTTAATGGACTGTGAGTGCATTGAAGGCTCAACTCGTTCTTCTCCATCTTCACGTCCCCAGAGCCAAGCACAGGCCTGGAACTCAGCAGTTGCTCACAAAGCATTTGTTAAATGGAAGAATGAAGGAGCAGGTGTGTGAAGGAGGGACGCCTCGCAGGGCAGGGCGGCCATGCCTCTCAAGGCCCTTAACTTGAGTCGCGGTTAACCACAAAGCTGGTTCCCTCCCGGGAGGGGCCTCCTCAGAGGACGGGAGCGATCCCTCTTCCTCCTGTTCCCCCAGTGCCGGCCCCAGGGAAGGTTTCAGAGGCAGCCAAGGGGCTGCTTCTCTGCTGCCCCCTGCTGACGAAAAAGGGGAAACTGGATGAAGTCTGGAAGCTTCTCTGGCTACAGTGGCTCCCTCCTGGCCTGGGGATAAGAGAGAGGTTTCTGGTGCGCGGGGAATAATGGCCTTCCCTTTGCCAAACGTGCTGTATTCTTCATCCTCCTAACAGCCAGTGGTTAGggtcttcctctttccctccctccaaagTCACCCCTTCGCCCCCGTGGAAGGGTGTGTGCTGGGTATCCGAGACCGACCCCCAGCTCTCCAGGCTGGTCTGGGCGCCTCCTGGGAGCGCCTGAACAGCGTTGCTGAATTACAGTTCTTTAATcatccactccccccacccccagactgaGCTCCCCAAGGGCAGGGATCCCAGTTCATTCAATTGCTCAACAGATCTTTACCGCGTGTCAGGGGGGTAGGGGGTTCTCTGCCCCCACGGAGCTCACCTTTCCGTTTCCAGGCCCAGCCTGAGGCTTGACACAGACTTGGTGTTTGCGGAAGGGGGCACACTGGCGGATCATTCAACAGCAAGTTGGGGAGGGGCTTGGGAGCCCCTCCAGGTCCTCTCATATGCGTGTTCAGGGGAGAAATGCCCCCTCTGACCTGGCTCCAGGCTGCCTGCTGTGGCCCAAGCAAAGTCCGGGGGAACGGACTAAGGGCCAGTCTCAGCGCAGCAGCTGTGGCCGCAGCCCAGGCAGCCGCTGCTGTCAGCTGCTCCGCCAGACCCACCCTGCCTCCCTGAACCCCGTTcaggaaagcaggggtgggggagacgGCTGAACAGAATGACCCCTGAGGGCCCTTCGGCTTTCTACTCGGGGTCGCATGAGGGCCCAAGGCCTCCACAGCTCCAGCCAGACAGCCCAGCAGGAAGGCCAGACGTGAGGGAGGTGACTGTGCCACACTGGGAGCAGGTGGCCACCTCACCTGCCTCTGGATACAGGCTGGGACTGGAGGGAAAATGTCCAAGGGACACACAGCAGCCTGCACTCAGCGAGTGAACATGATGGGAAAGATGCTGGGTGTGGCTGGAGACACCAGGCTCTGGGACTGCAGACAGGGCTCAGCTGCAGCCTGGACCCCAGCTCCTCGGCTGGTGAATCCTCTTCACAATCCCGCTCAGGAGCCACTGTCTCAGCTTCATgacctgccccccgccccagtgCAGGCCACTCACTGCCCTGTCCACTGCTGCAGATTTGTGGGTGTGTCTTATCCACCTCCAAAACCCAGGGCCTCCCAAAAAGCCAGCCCCGAGCAGGCCATGCAGCTCCAGGAGTAAACGAAGGCCGCGTGTGCTGGTGTCTCTGAGGACACCTGCATGTGGCGTGTCTTCTCAACGTGAGCCCACTTCAAAGAGCTCAGCTGAAGGCTGATCAGGAGCCAGGAGCTCCCCTCGGCCTGGTCGGGCGCCCGTAGGCTCAGTCACATCCCTGTCCCTGTCCCGCCCTGCGTGGTGTGTGGGGGGCCTGACCTCTGCAAACTACATTTCCCGGGCTCACTTGCCAAAGGTTTCCTGGTTAATATGGCCCACAGGAGACCCTGCGGGTAGATCAGGCGACAAAGCCGCCAGGGCTCTCCTCCCCGCCTCTTGCTTCAGAGGCCACCGCGGCCGGTGCCTGTGTCACTCCCTGGCGTAAGGTCCCGCGGGCAGCCCTTCTTGTGGTGACCCAGCCTGGGGCCCTGGGAACACCACAGCGGCTCCCCGCTGTTGCCAATCTCAGGGTTGCCAAACTCTCCCGTTTGTCCTTTCAGCTCTCTGGGGACCTTCTCAACTCACGCCCTCACGCCAGATGCCCGCTGGGAGTCGTCTGCCTGACTTGACCACAAAGACACCACACACCGAGGGCAGGCTGGAGGCTGTTTCTTTATACAAAGGTAATCAGCACTATGGATCCAGAAGCATGCGGCTGCGGCTCACGCTGGCCCGTCGCACCACTTCCGGGGCAGAAGTctgggtgtggggctggggggtcACCGCAAGGGAGGAACACCGCACAGGCCTGGGGACTGGCGAGCACACCAGCCGGGAGCTCCCAAAGGGCACACGCAGTCACACGAACACGGCATAACCACGAGCATGACGTACGAGGACAGGAAGGGAATGGAGAGCTGAAACGAGCCACTGACCACCAATGCCCTCTTCTCCCAGGTGTCCTGTGGGGGGCGGGACAGtgggtgggcagggcctgggcctggaGCCAAGTGCCCCAGCTGTGCCACTACAAGGCCATGTGACCTCACTGCACGCTTTCtgcatctgtaaactggggacgACAAGCTGTACTTCACCAAGTTGTCACGAGGATGAATGAgaatgaaatagagacacataTCAAAATACtcaacacagagcctggcacatagaggTGTTCAGTAAGTAACTTTTTGTCAAGAACATCTCAGCTCAGAAAGGACCTTCCTCAGAAGGCCGAGATGGGAGATCGCTTCCCTGGAAACTCTCTCTCAGGGGATCAGGACCCTTGAGCACTCCTTAGAGCCTGTAGTCGCTGAACTGGCCAGGGCCCCGGAATGCACTGTGCCGGGGCAGttgaggggggcggggggctggacCCCCAGGGAGGCACCCGCAGAAGCCGGGTAGACACCAGAGGAGCTGGGAACTGTGCCAAAATGGTTCTGCACATAACACAGGCCGGACGTGGGCTGGTACGGAGGCAGGCTGGCCGTGTGCCCAGGGACCCAGGACGGCCAGGGGGCCAGTTTCTGGCCACTGGTGTGCTGCATCTGGGCCACAGGGTGGTTcggggccaggtgagggtggcCGCTCTGTGTGGGGTAGGAGCCAGGCACAGGGTTCAGCCtggaaaggaacagagagaaaacGGTCACTCAGCCACTCATGCCGGGGCACACAGCAGCCCAGCGGGCGATCCGCAGGCGCGAAGCGTGGGCCGCTATACTGCTTTCTATTACAACGTGCTGTGGACGGTTCCCATAACCAGCTGCAAAAGTGCCAAGCGGGGAGGAAGGTCAATCTCAACTGGACAGAAAACATATGCCCAGAGGGGGCAGGGCCCACTCACGGTCCTGCAGTAAGTCAGCAGGAAGAAGGGGTATCAGGCCCATGCCTGAGACACGCTGAGGTGTAAGAGCAGCTTGCAAACTGGATGGACCGGATGGAGATGGGGACAGATCACAGCAGTCAGTGTTTGTGGTCGGCTCAGCAACTGGACCCAGAGAGAATGGATCCCCCtctgtgggagggaggaggggaaggctcTAACGGGTAACACAGAGCTTGGGCCCAGGCCTTGTCTGCTGGGAGATATTCTACCCACGTcttcaggaataaagactcaCAACTCAAAGTCCTGGCAGGCAGGAACCGACATGACAGACGCGGGGAGCTGTCTGTGCTGAGGTTGGAGACCCCACCACAGACGCGTGCGGCTGGGGCCACAAAGGGGGACACATTCTAAGGGTTTTAGCCTGTGACCTTCGTGCAGAGTTCCAAATATGAAGAACAAGTGTCAACACCACTGATACCTGTGTTAGGTAACTAGACTAAACCTGTATACATTTCAATCCAAACCTAAGCTTACAAATCAGCTGCTTAAGTACAGATACAGGACGCTTAACAGCActtctggcattttaaaaatatagaggtTTTGGCCGATAAGAAGCTTGACAAGAGCCTCCAGGGAGGCAAGGCTGTCCGGGCAGTCAGGTCCGCTGCCGAAACAAACACGCGTGTTCTAATACTACCTGTGTCCCGTTGTCAGGTCATCCAAAACATCACGTTCTGTTCCGGGTGCCTACAGCAGGCCAGGATAATGAGGGATCGAACACCACGCCATGCAAGGGACACAGAAGGAGCTGAGAGGGTCACCATGGCCCCTGGCCAGATCAGCGCGTCATGGTGAAGCAGGATCACCCGGCACCACGGTGTCACAGTTACAGAGAAGTAACTGCGATTCAGCATGGAAGACCTTTCTCATTAGGGGCTGCCTTGGAGAGCCAGCCCCCAGCCGCCAGGGGTGAACATCGGCAGCTGTCTTAGAGGGGATTCCTTCACGGGAGAGGGCGGGGGAGAGAGCATTTGCAAACGTGGACCCTTAAGTTCTCTCTAGATTCTGTGAGAACAGCAATTAAGAGCCAAAAAGCTACAATACACCTAATTCTAGATTTAAACACCTCCCACCCATTTAGACTCCAGGAATTACTTGCCTGAAACAAAATGGGTGAGTGTGCATTTCTATTTTTCCCAGTACCTGTCCCTGCCTTTAAGAAATGGTCAgagtggggaattccctggcggtccagtggttaggactcagcgctttcactgtggggacctgggttcgatccctggtcagagaactaagatcatcctgcaagccatgcggcctggtgaaaaaaataaaaataaaaaagaaatggtcagagGGCTCTGAGCTGCTGAAGGCTGGAGTGTCCACCTCCTAAAATAAAGTACAAGGAGCAGACTCCAATTCAGCCGAAGTCCTGCCTCCAGGGCAGCGCGGGGGCAAGAAGTACTGCACAGCTGAAGCAGAAGAGGGCCACTGACAAAGCACCTTGACTTTGTGCTGAGTCCGTTCTTTGGGAGGGACCTGAAGGAAAGGAAACCTCCTCCACTGTGAACTCTCAGCACCGGCAAAAACCAGTGAAGGCCACCTGAGGCCGGCAGTGTGTGCCCCAGCGACAGGGAGTCAGTAGGACCCGGAAGCAGGAGCCCCTGGCTCTAGACTGGGCTCTTCTGACTCTGTGTTACCTGGAGACAGACTCTTGTCCCCTTTGGGCCCTCTCTCTGAAAGGAGGGAGTCAGGCTACGTGAGCTCTGGCGGCTTGCCCAGGACTTTCCATTGAGAGTTAACGTGCCTAGACTGGAAAACAGTAAGCTTCGCCTTCTCCTGCCAGGTGGCCAAGAAAACCCTCTCAGGTTCGGGTCATGCCACCTCCTAAGGCTCCCAGTCCGTTGCGTGGACTGTGCTTCTTACCAGCGTCACACGCAGGAGCCCAATCCCACCTGCACAGGGTGCTTGTCGGCGCTGAGGGCTGTTAATGCCACTGGATGGGGCCACAAGTCACTCGGGATTATGCACAAGAGCCCCTTCCTGCTCGGGCCCTACTTCAGATGCAGCTGGGCAGAATCTAGGGTGCTCGGGAGAAACTTGTGCACAGATTTTTTTGGGCCCAGGCTGCCCACACCCTCTTGCCTATTCCCCAGGACAGTGAACGAGTCACACCCCCTAGAGGCCCAGGAATTGCTTTAGGAATAAAGCACAGAGTTCTATAACTTACTTCCGGCTTTGGGCTGCCCTTCTTTCAGCTGAAGAGCCGGAGATGTACTTGAACATCGAAATCTTCCTCATCAGGCTGAAGGGGAACTTCTGGTCGAGCTTCAGTGCAACTCGCTCTGGGAGGTCTATGGAGTAGCAGTAGGTGAAGCCATCTGAGGTTGGCATATTAAGGAAAACTGGAGGCAGCTAAAGGGAGGCGGGCTGAACACTCCCCAGAGGACACAGGTGCCCACATTGATTGTACAGGGGAAGTAAGTGCTTATTCCACCATAATATCTGACTGGAGTTTCAAGCTCAGGGGAAACCAAGAGTTGAGTTTCTATCCCCTGTACCTCAGAGGGAACATGACCCAGCAACAGGAGAGGGCAGACAGGTGCTAACATTTCACCTTCCCCTAGACACACCCATCCTGTCTCCTGAGCCCCTCTGGCCCCTTCAATCACAGTCAGAAGCCAGCACACATCTCTGTCTTTCCAGTGGGATGAAGCAGGAGGCTATCCTAATACCCTCTGGGAGGACTGACATCTTCTTGTACTTTGTCCCAAATAGGAGGAACCTTGTCTCAGTGTGACCAACTGAGCTTCCTGTGGGCCTCTGTGGCAGCCCTGGGAGGTCCCAGGGATGTGATGGTACTCTGGTCATCCGACCTGTGTCAGCCCATCACTGCCTAGACAGCCAAAAAGAGTCAGCCTTTATCCCACCATCCATCCGTCCTCTcgacaaatattcattgaacatCTAGTATGTACCAAGTACTGGGGTAGAATAAGTGGCCACAAGCAAAAGCTTATCTATGGATGACCACGCTGGGGACCGTAAGCTAGCCTAGGTAGGTCTGAGAAATTTTTCTCTAAGGATGTGATGAGGATGTTGAAGCCTAAATTGTGAGGGGTGCTGGCTAGAAGAGGGGTGCTGGCAGAGAGAAGACTGTACAGAAGCACCAAAAGAGCACTGTTCCTTGCGGCAGTGTTCTTAACTAGAATACTACTGGCGAGATAATTCTCTGCTGGGCTAGACTGTTCCACTCATTATAGGACATTTAGCATTCCTGGCCACCAGCCACCAAATGGTGGTAGTACCTAGTCATTGTGATAAACAAACACACCCTTGCTATGTCTAAATTCTTTCAGGGATGACAGTATGCTTCCAAATACTGATTCCAGGTGGTAAGCAATGCTGTAAGGAAGTCAAAAGGTGTCATGGCTGATGACTTCAGAATGATCTCAAGAATCTGTTCTGCTTCTGACTCTGATGAAG
This genomic stretch from Globicephala melas chromosome 15, mGloMel1.2, whole genome shotgun sequence harbors:
- the RHBDD2 gene encoding rhomboid domain-containing protein 2 isoform X2, with translation MLGVNSVRSRMRRALVFGMVVPSMLVPWLLLCASWLIPQTSFLSNVCGLGIGLTYGFTYCYSIDLPERVALKLDQKFPFSLMRKISMFKYISGSSAERRAAQSRKLNPVPGSYPTQSGHPHLAPNHPVAQMQHTSGQKLAPWPSWVPGHTASLPPYQPTSGLCYVQNHFGTVPSSSGVYPASAGASLGVQPPAPLNCPGTVHSGALASSATTGSKECSRVLIP